Proteins from one Flavobacterium sp. N2038 genomic window:
- the hflX gene encoding GTPase HflX: protein MLEKEVINFERTAIVGIVTQNQSEEKLNEYLDELEFLTFTAGGEVIKRFSQKMERPNPKTFMGTGKIDEINLFVKENNISTLIFDDELSPSQQKNISRIIDCKILDRTNLILDIFAQRAETSYARTQVELAQCIYLLPRLSGLWTHLERQKGGIGMRGPGETEIETDRRIVRDRISLLKEKIKTIDRQMSIQRSNRGAMVRVALVGYTNVGKSTLMNAIGKSDVFVENKLFATLDTTVRKVVIKNLPFLLSDTVGFIRKLPTQLVDSFKSTLDEVREADLLLHVVDISHPDFEDHIESVNQTLQEIKSNDKPVIMVFNKIDAYRHLTIDEDDLITERTRKHYTLEEWKQTWMSNVGEDKALFISATQKENFEEFREIVYEAVRQIHITRFPYNKFLYPDYKDAIEKEEE from the coding sequence ATGTTAGAAAAAGAAGTTATAAATTTTGAAAGAACAGCCATTGTTGGTATAGTTACTCAGAATCAAAGTGAGGAAAAACTTAACGAATATCTTGACGAATTAGAGTTTTTGACTTTTACCGCTGGTGGTGAGGTTATTAAACGTTTTTCGCAAAAAATGGAACGCCCAAACCCGAAGACTTTCATGGGGACGGGAAAAATAGATGAAATCAATCTTTTTGTAAAAGAAAATAATATATCGACTTTAATTTTTGATGATGAATTATCGCCGTCGCAGCAAAAAAACATCTCGCGAATTATAGATTGTAAAATTCTGGACAGAACCAACCTGATCCTTGATATTTTTGCGCAGAGAGCAGAGACTTCTTATGCAAGAACTCAGGTAGAATTGGCACAATGTATCTATTTATTGCCAAGACTTTCTGGTTTATGGACACACCTTGAGCGTCAAAAAGGGGGTATCGGTATGCGTGGTCCGGGAGAGACAGAGATTGAAACAGATAGACGTATTGTGCGTGACCGAATTTCGTTACTGAAAGAAAAAATCAAGACGATCGATAGACAAATGAGTATTCAGCGTAGTAACCGTGGAGCAATGGTTCGTGTTGCTTTAGTAGGTTATACTAACGTTGGTAAATCGACTTTGATGAATGCGATCGGTAAAAGTGATGTTTTTGTTGAAAATAAATTGTTTGCAACATTAGACACAACAGTTCGTAAAGTGGTGATTAAAAACCTGCCATTTTTGCTTTCTGACACTGTTGGTTTTATTAGAAAATTGCCAACACAATTGGTTGATTCTTTTAAAAGTACACTTGATGAGGTTCGTGAAGCTGATTTGCTTTTGCATGTTGTCGATATTTCGCATCCGGATTTTGAGGATCATATTGAATCGGTAAATCAGACTTTGCAGGAAATCAAAAGCAATGATAAGCCGGTAATTATGGTTTTTAATAAAATCGATGCTTACAGACATTTGACTATTGATGAAGATGATTTAATTACAGAAAGAACCAGAAAACATTACACACTTGAAGAGTGGAAACAAACCTGGATGAGTAATGTTGGAGAAGATAAGGCTTTATTTATTTCGGCAACACAAAAAGAAAACTTCGAGGAATTTAGAGAAATTGTTTACGAAGCTGTTCGCCAGATTCACATAACCAGATTTCCTTACAATAAATTTTTGTATCCGGATTATAAAGATGCAATAGAGAAAGAAGAAGAGTAA
- a CDS encoding DUF5689 domain-containing protein — protein sequence MKKSLLNLFFILSLLSFCSCNNEIENPKLECTQPDFVVNKTVEKIYDLSGNVAKQYFYDDVIEAFVVSSDEEGNFFKSISFQTKPSSKNSAIGFSVPIDMSNSYIDYRIGNKVYIKLKNQFTDLYFGGLRIGTLYVSNAGDPTIGRISQNEIKEVLHASCTIVDENELVESLSIEEALSDDKLNTLIELNDVEFTEAALGRHYFEESNNVGGSTNWNLRDKSGNQIIFRTSGYAKFADHFVPEGSGKVRGILTKFGSDYQLMIRSESDIVMNEKRNTPVFAEDFQSVKNNVNFVLPGWSNIVEKAAKLWKSMVYAGNGYAEFNTTSTTAAENIAWLVSPKINLTNYKNAILSFRSAQHDLKLDSPLNTLEVYVSTNFDGSSITKAKWIKLDAKVPSLSTPSRAFMSSGGIDLSAYQGNIYIAFRYVGSGKDKTLNGAFMVDDVKIFGEK from the coding sequence ATGAAAAAGAGTCTGTTAAATTTATTTTTTATCTTATCATTACTGTCTTTTTGCAGTTGCAATAATGAAATTGAAAACCCTAAGTTAGAATGTACACAACCAGATTTTGTGGTAAACAAAACAGTTGAAAAAATTTATGATCTTTCTGGAAATGTAGCAAAACAATATTTTTATGATGATGTCATAGAAGCCTTTGTTGTTTCAAGTGATGAAGAGGGGAATTTTTTCAAAAGCATTTCATTTCAGACAAAACCATCTTCAAAAAATTCTGCAATTGGCTTTAGTGTGCCAATCGATATGTCAAATAGTTATATTGATTACAGAATTGGAAATAAAGTTTATATAAAACTTAAAAACCAATTTACCGATTTGTATTTTGGAGGTTTAAGGATTGGAACTTTATATGTAAGTAATGCCGGAGATCCAACAATTGGGCGAATTTCGCAAAATGAAATTAAAGAGGTATTACATGCATCGTGTACAATTGTTGATGAAAATGAATTAGTAGAATCACTTTCTATCGAAGAAGCACTTTCTGATGATAAGTTAAATACTCTTATAGAATTAAACGATGTTGAGTTTACTGAAGCAGCTCTAGGTCGTCATTATTTTGAAGAATCAAATAATGTAGGTGGGTCAACCAATTGGAATTTGAGAGACAAATCAGGTAACCAAATTATTTTTAGAACAAGCGGTTATGCAAAATTTGCAGATCATTTTGTTCCTGAAGGCAGTGGTAAAGTAAGAGGGATTCTAACCAAGTTTGGTTCTGATTATCAATTGATGATTCGATCTGAAAGCGATATTGTAATGAATGAAAAAAGAAATACGCCTGTTTTTGCTGAAGATTTTCAGTCAGTTAAAAACAATGTAAACTTTGTATTACCAGGCTGGAGTAATATAGTTGAGAAAGCTGCTAAATTATGGAAAAGTATGGTTTATGCCGGAAATGGTTATGCAGAGTTTAATACTACAAGCACCACAGCAGCAGAAAATATTGCATGGTTGGTTTCTCCAAAAATTAATTTAACAAATTATAAAAATGCTATACTGTCTTTTAGAAGTGCACAGCACGATTTAAAATTAGATTCGCCTTTAAATACCCTCGAAGTTTATGTTTCAACAAATTTTGATGGTTCCAGTATTACTAAAGCAAAATGGATAAAATTAGATGCTAAGGTTCCTTCATTATCCACGCCTTCAAGAGCTTTTATGAGCTCTGGGGGAATAGATTTATCAGCTTATCAGGGAAACATTTATATTGCATTTAGATATGTTGGCTCTGGAAAAGATAAAACTCTAAATGGGGCATTTATGGTTGATGACGTTAAAATTTTTGGAGAAAAATAA
- a CDS encoding TonB-dependent receptor: MVKKYIVFFILGPFSFVFAQETIFRGVVVDAKTQNPLENVVVSIQNSSITKLTSKSGKFELHSPIEGEQLLLVHSQDCKDLLLKIQSNFGQIVYLGVLQLEDIYSDEVPAALITLLDSDLSDDNSSSEMTSGLLQSSKDAFMQASAFNWGQARFRIRGLDSENGTMMLNGMTMNKIYDGRPQWNNWGGLNNVLRNQEFSVGTAASNYTFGGVLGTQQIFTRASLYRKGTQLTFSGSNTTYSLRAIGTYASGMNAKGWAYVVSAGKRWADEGYFEGTNFNADSFFISVEKQLNKRNSLNFTGFYTPNSRGKNSPNTNEVTSFMGEKYNSYWGYQHDKKRNARVKNVEEPLFMLNHYFKIDDKTNLNSSAMYQFGKVGNSNLDYQNADSPDPVYYKKMPSYFSSLYAKDKGEFSGDFTPDYEKAEKNRIAFLANPQINWNEIYFANQKPDKNGYEPAKSHYVLYEDRTDDRTFALNSNLNKQITPNISFDGGFTFRNLKSHNFQYLLDLLGGAYFEDIDPFYKGSLSQSDLQNPNRQVKEGDTYGYNYNLLANVLDVFAQFKFSYNKTEFYLAQSYSVSDYQREGLYQNGLYPTNSLGKSAKVNFENFGFKGGFTYKISGKQLLYFNGAHLTRAPSLRNTFSNSRLNNTVIDGIESENITSAELNYVYHSPKLKLRLTTYYTLIKNTSQTSFFYAEGIFNKGAGYDAVDAFVSQTLTHLDKKNTGTELSFEYQILSTLKTTFSAAYGSYIYNSNPNVTITNDANIARTNTPVTFDFGPSYLKNYKQAGTPQQAYSLGLEYRDPKFWWIGTNINYLAESYIDVSPISRTQQFYINSANGFPFPEATSERGNELLKQEKFNPVTLLNINGGKSWRAHKKYVGLFASVNNVLDLAYKTGGFEQARNANFRALNQDVSSGTPSLGPKYYYGYGRTYFLNLTIGL; encoded by the coding sequence ATGGTTAAAAAATACATCGTCTTTTTTATTTTAGGGCCTTTTAGTTTTGTTTTTGCACAGGAAACAATTTTTAGAGGAGTTGTTGTTGATGCCAAAACACAAAATCCTTTGGAGAATGTTGTAGTAAGTATTCAGAATTCTTCTATAACAAAACTTACTTCTAAAAGTGGCAAATTTGAACTGCATTCTCCTATAGAGGGTGAACAGCTGCTTTTAGTTCACAGTCAGGACTGTAAAGATTTATTGCTGAAAATTCAGTCTAATTTTGGTCAGATTGTATATCTGGGAGTATTGCAGTTGGAAGATATTTATTCTGATGAAGTCCCAGCGGCATTGATCACATTATTAGACAGTGATTTGTCTGATGACAATAGTTCATCTGAAATGACTTCCGGGCTTTTACAATCTTCAAAAGATGCTTTTATGCAGGCTTCGGCATTTAATTGGGGACAGGCCCGATTTCGGATTCGTGGCTTAGACAGCGAAAATGGAACCATGATGCTCAACGGAATGACCATGAATAAAATCTACGACGGCAGACCGCAATGGAACAACTGGGGTGGATTAAATAATGTACTTCGAAATCAGGAATTTTCAGTTGGAACGGCAGCTTCAAATTATACTTTTGGAGGTGTCTTAGGAACGCAGCAGATATTTACACGAGCTTCTTTATATAGAAAAGGAACGCAGTTGACCTTTTCCGGAAGCAATACAACCTATAGTTTGCGTGCGATTGGAACGTATGCTTCCGGAATGAATGCAAAGGGCTGGGCTTATGTAGTCTCTGCAGGAAAAAGATGGGCAGACGAAGGTTATTTTGAAGGAACAAATTTTAATGCCGATTCTTTTTTTATTAGTGTAGAAAAACAACTAAATAAGAGAAACTCACTCAATTTTACCGGATTTTATACACCAAATTCCCGTGGAAAAAATTCTCCAAATACTAATGAAGTGACCAGTTTTATGGGTGAAAAGTACAATTCGTATTGGGGATATCAGCATGATAAAAAACGAAATGCCAGAGTGAAGAATGTCGAAGAGCCGCTGTTTATGCTCAATCATTATTTTAAAATTGATGATAAAACAAACCTGAATTCGAGCGCAATGTATCAATTTGGAAAAGTAGGCAACAGTAATTTGGATTATCAAAATGCAGATAGTCCGGATCCTGTTTATTATAAAAAGATGCCAAGTTATTTTAGTTCTCTTTACGCAAAAGACAAAGGGGAGTTTTCCGGTGACTTTACACCGGATTATGAAAAGGCAGAAAAAAATAGAATTGCATTTCTTGCAAATCCTCAGATTAATTGGAACGAAATATATTTTGCAAATCAAAAACCTGATAAAAATGGTTACGAACCTGCAAAAAGTCATTATGTTCTGTACGAAGACAGAACTGATGATCGAACTTTTGCACTGAATTCAAATCTAAATAAGCAAATTACTCCTAATATTTCTTTTGATGGAGGATTTACTTTTCGGAATCTAAAGTCTCATAATTTTCAGTATTTACTGGATCTTCTAGGTGGAGCGTATTTTGAAGATATTGATCCGTTTTATAAAGGTAGTCTTTCACAATCTGATTTGCAAAATCCGAACAGGCAAGTGAAAGAAGGAGATACATATGGCTATAATTATAATCTTCTGGCAAATGTTTTAGATGTTTTTGCACAGTTTAAATTTTCGTATAATAAAACAGAATTCTATTTGGCGCAATCTTATTCAGTGTCAGATTATCAAAGAGAAGGATTGTATCAGAACGGACTTTATCCAACAAATTCTTTAGGAAAAAGTGCAAAAGTCAATTTTGAAAACTTTGGTTTTAAAGGTGGATTTACATATAAAATCTCAGGGAAACAATTGTTGTATTTTAATGGAGCTCATCTCACACGTGCGCCTTCGTTACGAAATACGTTTTCTAATTCACGCTTAAATAATACGGTCATTGATGGTATTGAAAGTGAAAATATTACCAGCGCCGAGCTTAATTATGTTTATCACTCTCCAAAACTGAAATTGCGTTTAACCACTTATTACACTTTAATTAAAAACACATCGCAAACCTCTTTTTTTTATGCTGAAGGAATTTTTAACAAGGGAGCGGGTTACGATGCGGTGGATGCTTTTGTAAGTCAGACTTTAACGCATTTGGATAAAAAAAATACTGGAACAGAATTAAGTTTCGAATACCAAATTTTATCTACTTTAAAAACTACTTTTTCAGCTGCATACGGAAGTTATATTTATAATAGTAACCCAAATGTTACAATTACAAACGATGCAAATATAGCCAGAACCAATACCCCTGTAACTTTTGATTTTGGCCCTTCTTACCTTAAAAATTATAAACAAGCCGGAACTCCGCAGCAGGCTTATTCATTAGGATTAGAGTATCGCGACCCAAAATTTTGGTGGATAGGAACCAATATTAATTATTTAGCAGAAAGTTATATTGATGTCTCTCCAATTTCTAGAACACAACAATTCTATATTAATTCAGCAAATGGCTTTCCATTTCCAGAGGCAACTTCTGAAAGAGGTAATGAATTATTAAAACAAGAAAAATTTAATCCTGTGACTTTATTAAATATAAATGGAGGAAAATCATGGCGTGCACATAAAAAGTATGTCGGTCTCTTTGCCAGCGTAAATAATGTTTTGGATTTAGCATATAAGACGGGAGGTTTTGAACAAGCCAGAAATGCAAATTTTAGAGCATTAAATCAGGATGTTTCCAGTGGAACTCCTTCTCTTGGGCCAAAATATTATTATGGTTACGGACGAACTTATTTTTTAAATCTTACAATTGGGTTATAA
- a CDS encoding MFS transporter — MINFNPLQLFQTKGKIKKVYREAKASYLNRIRFAVGMFYFGMGLSFATWASRIPDIKTALHLTEGDLGSILFALPMGQLVIMPFSGKMVTKFGSHRILIFSLIMYVLCLANLGLATTAFQLSVGLFLFGLFGNLANIAVNTQGVYTEVLFRKTIMSSFHGMWSFAGFTGALVGLGMLALHLSPLHHFLIVGGVVLLMVAFNFKFLVKAKEKIKHNTEKKKLFAKPDATLIWLGVIGFCSMASEGVMFDWSGVYFKDIVKAPGPLVILGYTSFMIMMASGRFLGDGLINKFGRERVMQISGVMISAGLFTAVFLPYIVPCTIAFMAVGLGVATIVPTVYSLAGKNPTVPPGEALTIVSSVSFLGFLMGPPVIGHIAQNFGLQFSFAFIGIFGVLIAFMVSKIRVEA, encoded by the coding sequence TTGATCAATTTCAATCCATTACAACTTTTTCAGACCAAAGGAAAAATTAAGAAAGTTTACAGAGAAGCAAAAGCTTCTTATTTAAACCGAATTCGTTTTGCGGTTGGAATGTTTTATTTTGGAATGGGTTTAAGTTTTGCCACCTGGGCAAGCCGAATTCCGGATATTAAAACAGCTTTGCACTTAACCGAAGGTGATTTGGGATCTATACTTTTTGCGCTGCCAATGGGGCAATTGGTAATCATGCCTTTTTCAGGAAAAATGGTTACCAAATTTGGAAGTCATCGAATTTTGATCTTTTCTTTAATTATGTACGTATTGTGTCTGGCCAATTTAGGTTTGGCAACAACGGCTTTCCAATTATCTGTGGGTTTATTTTTGTTTGGTTTATTCGGAAATTTGGCCAATATAGCCGTAAATACACAAGGCGTTTATACCGAAGTTCTTTTTAGAAAAACAATCATGTCTTCTTTTCATGGCATGTGGAGCTTTGCCGGATTTACAGGGGCTTTGGTAGGGTTGGGAATGCTGGCTTTGCATTTATCTCCATTACATCATTTTTTAATTGTAGGCGGAGTTGTCTTGTTAATGGTTGCCTTTAATTTTAAATTTTTGGTTAAAGCCAAAGAAAAAATCAAACATAATACAGAGAAAAAGAAATTGTTTGCAAAACCTGATGCCACTTTAATCTGGTTGGGAGTTATTGGTTTTTGCAGTATGGCAAGCGAAGGCGTAATGTTTGACTGGAGTGGTGTTTATTTTAAAGATATTGTAAAAGCTCCCGGGCCTTTAGTAATTTTAGGATATACCTCATTTATGATTATGATGGCCAGCGGAAGATTTTTAGGCGATGGTCTTATTAATAAATTTGGTAGGGAACGCGTGATGCAAATTAGTGGTGTTATGATTTCTGCCGGGCTTTTTACAGCTGTTTTTCTTCCTTATATTGTTCCTTGTACCATTGCATTTATGGCAGTTGGTCTGGGTGTTGCAACGATTGTTCCGACTGTTTATAGTTTGGCCGGAAAAAATCCAACTGTTCCACCAGGAGAAGCTTTAACAATAGTTTCAAGCGTTAGTTTTTTAGGATTTTTAATGGGACCACCAGTAATTGGTCATATTGCTCAAAACTTTGGACTACAGTTTTCTTTTGCCTTTATAGGAATTTTTGGTGTTCTGATCGCCTTTATGGTTTCTAAAATTAGAGTAGAAGCATAA
- the pth gene encoding aminoacyl-tRNA hydrolase, with the protein MIKWITKLFSSTQKEENIDNMKKYLIVGLGNIGAEYVNTRHNIGFKVLDFLAKKEGLSFETVKLGALAEYKFKGRTFFLLKPNTYMNLSGKAVKYWMDKENIPLENILVITDDLNLSFGTIRIKPKGSDGGHNGLKNINLVLNTQNYTRFRFGISDQFKKGQQVDYVLGDWDEDEKAKLTERLEVSAEIIKSFGTAGLENTMTTFNGK; encoded by the coding sequence ATGATAAAATGGATAACAAAACTGTTTTCATCAACACAAAAAGAAGAGAACATAGACAATATGAAAAAATATTTAATCGTAGGACTTGGTAATATTGGAGCCGAATACGTAAATACAAGACACAACATTGGATTTAAAGTACTTGATTTTTTAGCTAAAAAAGAAGGTCTTTCATTTGAAACGGTAAAGTTGGGTGCTTTGGCTGAATATAAATTTAAAGGCAGAACTTTTTTCCTTCTGAAACCAAATACTTATATGAATCTCAGCGGAAAAGCTGTTAAATACTGGATGGATAAAGAGAATATTCCATTAGAAAACATTTTGGTAATTACCGATGATTTGAATTTATCTTTTGGAACTATCCGAATTAAACCTAAAGGAAGTGATGGAGGTCATAATGGCCTAAAAAACATCAATTTGGTACTGAATACACAAAATTATACCCGTTTTAGATTTGGAATCAGTGATCAGTTTAAAAAAGGGCAACAAGTTGATTATGTTTTAGGTGACTGGGACGAAGATGAAAAGGCAAAATTGACTGAACGTCTTGAAGTATCAGCAGAAATTATAAAATCCTTTGGAACTGCCGGATTAGAAAACACGATGACAACTTTTAATGGAAAATAA